A stretch of the Streptococcus himalayensis genome encodes the following:
- the cps4B gene encoding capsular polysaccharide biosynthesis protein Cps4B translates to MIDIHSHIIFDVDDGPKNQADTKALLEESYRQGVRTIVSTSHRRKGMFETPEEKIAANFAQVKAIAKEVADDLTILYGAEIYYSSDVLEKLEQKRIPTLGQTGYALIEFSMSTPYKEIHAALGKIQRLGITPVVAHIERYHCLENDEKKVRDLINMGCYMQINSSSVLKPKLFGDKYKFMKKRAQFFLEHDLVHFVASDMHNLDSRPPYMQEAYQIITKKYGKSYARKLFKENQELLLADEII, encoded by the coding sequence ATGATTGATATTCATTCTCATATCATCTTTGATGTCGATGATGGACCGAAAAATCAAGCAGATACTAAGGCATTGTTAGAAGAAAGCTATCGCCAAGGGGTGCGGACGATTGTTTCCACATCTCACAGACGCAAGGGGATGTTTGAGACACCAGAAGAGAAAATCGCCGCTAACTTTGCACAGGTCAAAGCCATTGCCAAAGAAGTGGCCGATGATTTGACCATTCTATATGGAGCAGAAATCTACTATAGTAGTGATGTCCTTGAAAAGTTAGAGCAAAAACGCATCCCAACCCTTGGTCAGACAGGCTATGCCCTGATTGAGTTTAGCATGAGCACCCCTTACAAGGAGATTCATGCTGCACTTGGGAAAATCCAGCGTCTAGGAATCACGCCTGTCGTGGCACATATCGAACGCTATCATTGTTTGGAAAATGATGAGAAAAAGGTCCGTGACTTGATCAATATGGGCTGCTATATGCAAATCAATAGTTCCAGTGTTTTGAAACCCAAGCTCTTTGGAGATAAGTACAAATTTATGAAAAAGCGGGCGCAATTTTTCCTGGAGCATGACTTGGTGCACTTTGTGGCTAGCGACATGCACAATCTAGACAGTCGTCCCCCTTATATGCAGGAAGCTTATCAAATCATCACCAAAAAATATGGCAAATCTTATGCTCGTAAACTCTTTAAAGAGAATCAAGAGCTGTTACTCGCAGACGAAATTATTTAG
- a CDS encoding GNAT family N-acetyltransferase produces the protein MELRRPTLADKDTILEMIEEFRQNNSPTDGFFAGENFAYEEWLETNTNAERGLGIPEGFVPFIQYVSFDGHGRALGFLNLRLRLNDKLLQHGGHIGYCIRPSERGKGYAKEQLRLGLLEAKAKAISRVLLTCHVDNEASRRTILSQGGQLENQVDGTERYWIDLERE, from the coding sequence ATGGAATTAAGACGACCAACCTTAGCAGATAAGGATACAATTTTAGAGATGATTGAGGAGTTTCGTCAGAATAATAGTCCCACGGATGGATTTTTTGCTGGGGAGAATTTTGCCTATGAAGAGTGGCTAGAAACCAATACTAATGCGGAAAGGGGATTAGGAATTCCAGAGGGATTTGTGCCGTTTATTCAGTATGTCTCCTTTGATGGGCATGGTCGAGCGTTGGGCTTTCTAAACCTTCGCTTACGGCTCAATGACAAACTTCTGCAACATGGTGGCCATATTGGCTATTGCATTCGTCCTAGCGAGCGTGGAAAAGGCTATGCCAAGGAGCAGCTACGCTTGGGTTTGCTAGAAGCGAAAGCCAAGGCTATTTCTCGTGTACTTCTGACTTGCCATGTGGACAATGAAGCAAGTCGCCGTACCATTCTTTCACAAGGTGGTCAGTTGGAAAATCAAGTAGATGGGACGGAACGGTATTGGATTGACCTAGAAAGGGAGTAG
- a CDS encoding heme transporter CcmD, with amino-acid sequence MQDKVLDELQLEQPKQEEQESKWREPVSVPFFLPLLWSAVLSCLSVVNPFLTSLATNLQSQNLYTGWAMAQGDVIYGRIYGTSGLFYYLLNWASQLVFGNLLLAVAQFVALFLSGRLLFKIAYQLTHENDSAKQMVHIFYLLTFALGLGGVYASLFAFPLVFAGLYFLLQYVMGEIEDHFFIAFGGLLALLFLVEPLAGFLFATLTFLVLLVYNIWTKKKARGLYQWLAAVLGFSLVFYPLGYITVWNGTFGLAISQISYPFESLAFGQHVWQHGLLYGGLVLGLGFVLSIGHSFMASKQEFEIILQVLSSLAVVGVFLFSVFLPETGAYHLLPALPFAMVLLLLWLGKAGQEKRGRHSGPVEETPSIFSAYFKKSFFLPILALLYLVVYPVANHYAFDSEEIEERGTAAAYIKKEAKKGERIYAWDKTASLYQASGHLAASPLLTPSLYGDTAENKLILAHSITQNHPTYILVHREVPLLDDVKKELKESYQKVDVKMTHFTLYQLK; translated from the coding sequence ATGCAAGATAAGGTTTTAGATGAGTTGCAGCTTGAGCAACCAAAACAAGAAGAGCAAGAGTCAAAATGGAGAGAGCCAGTGTCTGTTCCATTCTTTCTACCCCTTTTATGGAGTGCCGTTCTCAGTTGCCTAAGCGTGGTGAATCCTTTTTTAACATCCTTAGCAACGAATCTTCAGTCCCAAAATTTATATACTGGCTGGGCTATGGCACAAGGCGATGTCATCTATGGACGCATTTATGGAACAAGTGGTCTGTTCTATTACCTTCTCAATTGGGCTTCACAGCTGGTTTTTGGAAATCTCCTCTTAGCAGTAGCACAGTTTGTTGCCCTGTTTCTGTCAGGTAGACTTCTGTTTAAAATAGCTTATCAGCTTACTCATGAAAACGATTCTGCCAAGCAAATGGTGCATATTTTCTACTTATTAACCTTTGCTTTGGGCTTGGGTGGTGTTTATGCTAGCCTCTTTGCTTTTCCGCTAGTATTTGCAGGGCTTTATTTCTTACTTCAGTATGTAATGGGTGAGATAGAGGATCATTTCTTTATTGCCTTTGGAGGCCTTCTTGCTCTGCTCTTTTTAGTAGAGCCTTTGGCAGGTTTCTTGTTTGCGACGTTGACCTTTTTGGTGTTATTGGTTTACAATATTTGGACGAAAAAGAAGGCACGTGGACTGTACCAATGGCTAGCTGCGGTTTTAGGATTTTCGCTTGTGTTTTATCCCTTGGGCTATATCACCGTGTGGAATGGGACCTTTGGTCTTGCCATTAGCCAGATTAGCTATCCTTTTGAAAGTCTAGCCTTTGGCCAGCATGTTTGGCAGCATGGGTTGCTTTATGGTGGCTTAGTTCTTGGTTTGGGATTTGTTTTATCGATTGGCCATTCTTTTATGGCTTCTAAGCAAGAGTTTGAAATTATCTTACAAGTGCTATCCAGTCTTGCTGTGGTGGGGGTCTTCCTCTTTTCAGTTTTTTTGCCTGAAACAGGAGCCTACCATCTCTTGCCAGCACTTCCCTTTGCAATGGTGCTCCTTCTTCTCTGGTTAGGTAAAGCGGGTCAAGAAAAAAGAGGGCGTCATAGCGGCCCTGTGGAGGAGACACCTTCGATTTTTAGTGCTTATTTTAAGAAGAGTTTCTTTCTACCGATCCTTGCCCTGCTGTATTTGGTGGTTTATCCTGTTGCTAATCACTATGCCTTTGATTCGGAGGAAATCGAGGAGCGAGGTACGGCAGCTGCCTATATTAAAAAGGAAGCGAAAAAAGGTGAGCGGATTTACGCTTGGGACAAGACCGCTAGTCTTTACCAAGCCAGTGGGCACCTAGCAGCTAGTCCCCTTCTAACCCCTAGCCTGTATGGCGATACAGCAGAAAATAAACTGATCTTAGCACATTCGATCACGCAGAATCATCCAACCTATATCTTAGTTCATCGAGAGGTTCCTCTTTTAGATGATGTGAAGAAGGAACTGAAGGAATCCTATCAAAAAGTGGATGTGAAGATGACGCATTTTACCCTTTATCAACTAAAATAA
- the cls gene encoding cardiolipin synthase: MNFRKFRLLMSKYGFSIIIMLAELALTFWLFFLLGRLTPILWIVLVFLMSVATVLAIVNRSMAPESKVTWLLVSFTPVIGPLLYIMFSERRLSKTELKQLENLNKMKFREDNSKHLRQTLKEENKSAYGIIKSLLAMDHNADVYDGTDAQYFDLGEEMFASILEDLKRAEKFIFLEYYIVEEGLMWDSMLEILKEKAAQGVEVKMLYDDIGCMATLAGDYPKRLRAMGISTHKFNKVIPRMTVAYNNRDHRKILVIDGQVAYTGGINLADEYINHIERFGHWKDGGVRLNGRAVKAMTRLFLINWYINRGEITDFDKYHLDNQAGEGQGLYIPYGSGPKPMYKAQVGKKVYQNLISQATDYVYITSPYWIIDYDLTEDIKNAAMRGVDVRIVTPYIPDKRLIQLITRGAYPDLLEAGVRIFEYSPGFIHSKHVVVDDEFAVVGTINFDYRSLVHHYENAVLMYKSPAMEDLKADFATIFAVSEEIYPHTIQTSWYQRLMKDIVQLFAPML, translated from the coding sequence ATGAATTTTCGGAAATTTCGGTTGCTGATGTCTAAATATGGCTTTAGTATCATCATTATGCTAGCAGAGCTGGCTCTGACTTTTTGGCTCTTCTTTCTTTTGGGACGTTTGACGCCGATTTTATGGATTGTTCTCGTGTTCCTGATGAGTGTGGCAACGGTTTTAGCCATTGTCAATCGCTCCATGGCACCTGAAAGTAAGGTTACTTGGCTCTTGGTCTCCTTTACTCCTGTCATTGGTCCTCTTCTTTATATCATGTTTAGCGAGCGACGTTTGTCAAAGACCGAGTTAAAGCAGCTTGAAAATCTTAACAAGATGAAGTTTCGAGAGGACAATAGTAAGCACCTGCGACAAACATTAAAAGAAGAAAACAAGTCTGCCTATGGGATTATCAAATCGCTCTTAGCCATGGATCATAATGCGGATGTTTATGATGGGACAGATGCCCAGTACTTTGATTTGGGTGAGGAGATGTTCGCATCGATCTTGGAGGATTTGAAACGAGCGGAAAAGTTTATCTTTTTGGAATATTATATCGTCGAAGAAGGCTTGATGTGGGATAGTATGCTCGAGATTTTGAAGGAAAAAGCTGCCCAAGGGGTAGAGGTCAAAATGCTCTATGATGATATTGGCTGTATGGCAACTCTTGCTGGAGACTATCCCAAGAGATTGCGAGCGATGGGTATTAGCACCCATAAGTTTAACAAGGTAATTCCCCGTATGACAGTGGCTTATAACAATCGGGATCACCGCAAGATTTTAGTCATTGATGGCCAAGTCGCCTATACTGGTGGCATCAATCTTGCCGACGAATACATCAATCATATCGAGCGATTCGGCCACTGGAAAGATGGAGGGGTCCGCTTGAACGGTCGGGCAGTGAAGGCGATGACGCGACTGTTTCTCATAAATTGGTACATCAACCGTGGAGAAATCACGGATTTTGATAAATACCATCTGGATAATCAAGCAGGGGAAGGTCAGGGGCTCTATATCCCCTACGGCAGTGGTCCTAAGCCCATGTACAAAGCTCAGGTCGGAAAAAAAGTCTACCAAAATCTTATCAGTCAAGCCACGGATTATGTCTATATTACCAGTCCTTACTGGATTATTGACTATGATTTGACGGAAGATATTAAAAATGCAGCCATGCGAGGGGTCGATGTGCGGATTGTCACTCCTTATATTCCAGATAAGCGTTTAATTCAACTGATTACAAGAGGGGCTTATCCTGATTTGCTAGAGGCGGGGGTACGGATTTTTGAATACAGTCCTGGCTTTATCCATAGTAAGCATGTGGTCGTAGATGATGAATTTGCGGTTGTTGGCACGATTAACTTTGATTACCGAAGCTTGGTGCACCATTATGAGAATGCGGTTCTCATGTATAAAAGTCCTGCCATGGAAGACCTGAAGGCAGATTTTGCAACGATTTTTGCAGTTTCAGAAGAAATCTATCCACATACCATCCAAACGAGTTGGTATCAGCGTTTGATGAAAGATATTGTGCAATTATTTGCCCCGATGTTGTAA
- a CDS encoding bifunctional folylpolyglutamate synthase/dihydrofolate synthase, with translation MKEIEDWLYSRVGLNFRKGLERVQEARLLLGKPDEAYPIIHVTGTNGKGSTIAFLRSLLMAHGQKVGTFTSPHIVTIRDRICVDGEPISEADFVRLVQQVEEMEETLRQSQDSLSFFEILTLMGFLYFKEQEVDVVLLEVGIGGLLDTTNIVTGEISVISSIGLDHQETLGNSIEEIAEQKAGIFKAAKMALIGPLPSVARAVCQEIAQDLSTELRMYGEDFQLSEGFFRNKERAIAIPRLGLQGEHQKENAALAIEAFLAFMDKRNLPILVEQMAPALEETRWAGRLEFIEPNIYLDGAHNLAAMERLSQVISTYPQDTVSILFGALKRKDYQAMLDYLQERFPQADLYLTSFGDSGSLGEGDVAGISFLPSYQSFLEEFQEEKQKTLFVVGSLYFVAEVRAYLLEKQKN, from the coding sequence AAGCCTACCCAATTATTCATGTGACAGGGACTAATGGCAAAGGCTCGACTATTGCTTTTTTGCGTTCCTTGCTGATGGCTCATGGTCAAAAGGTGGGAACATTTACTTCTCCACATATAGTCACTATCCGTGATAGGATTTGCGTGGATGGGGAGCCGATTTCAGAAGCCGATTTTGTGAGATTGGTCCAGCAAGTAGAGGAGATGGAAGAAACTCTACGCCAAAGTCAGGATTCCTTGTCTTTTTTTGAAATTCTAACGCTTATGGGCTTCTTGTATTTTAAGGAGCAGGAAGTGGATGTGGTTCTACTAGAGGTGGGAATCGGTGGACTTCTCGATACCACTAACATCGTGACAGGAGAGATTTCTGTGATTAGCTCGATTGGGCTAGATCATCAAGAGACTCTGGGAAATTCCATAGAGGAAATTGCAGAGCAGAAGGCAGGGATTTTTAAGGCTGCTAAAATGGCCTTGATTGGGCCTTTGCCTAGTGTTGCTCGGGCTGTCTGTCAGGAGATTGCCCAAGATTTATCAACAGAATTACGGATGTATGGGGAAGATTTTCAGCTATCAGAAGGTTTCTTTAGGAATAAAGAGCGAGCGATAGCTATTCCTAGACTGGGTTTGCAAGGAGAGCATCAGAAAGAAAATGCCGCCCTAGCCATAGAGGCTTTTCTCGCTTTTATGGATAAGCGAAATTTGCCTATCCTTGTGGAGCAGATGGCACCTGCCCTAGAAGAAACGCGATGGGCGGGACGTTTGGAATTCATAGAACCTAATATTTATCTGGATGGTGCCCATAATCTCGCTGCGATGGAACGGCTCAGTCAGGTCATTTCCACCTATCCACAGGACACTGTAAGTATCCTTTTTGGTGCACTGAAGCGGAAAGATTATCAGGCGATGTTGGACTATTTGCAGGAAAGATTTCCACAGGCGGATTTGTACTTGACTAGCTTTGGGGATAGTGGCTCCTTGGGAGAGGGAGATGTGGCAGGTATTTCCTTTCTCCCTTCTTATCAATCATTTTTAGAGGAATTTCAAGAAGAAAAGCAAAAAACCTTGTTTGTCGTAGGTTCTCTGTATTTTGTAGCTGAAGTCCGGGCGTATTTGCTAGAAAAGCAAAAAAATTGA
- a CDS encoding GNAT family N-acetyltransferase: protein MELRRPILQDKQDFLDMQVEFERFGSRMSGNIYAWQKADGNFEKWLDLLHQQETRDVLESGLGPFVLYLSYEGNRLLGLLALRTTNTPTVLSEYGHIGYCIRPSERGKGYAKEQLRLGLIEAKAKAISRVLLTCHVDNEASRRTILSQGGQLESQIGETERYWIELEKA, encoded by the coding sequence ATGGAGTTAAGACGACCAATTTTACAAGACAAGCAAGATTTTTTAGATATGCAAGTAGAATTTGAGCGATTTGGCTCACGGATGAGTGGTAATATTTACGCTTGGCAGAAGGCAGATGGTAATTTTGAAAAGTGGCTTGACTTGCTGCACCAACAAGAAACGAGGGATGTATTAGAAAGTGGGCTTGGTCCATTTGTCCTTTATTTATCCTACGAGGGTAATCGTCTGCTCGGCTTATTAGCTCTTAGGACAACGAATACCCCTACGGTACTGAGTGAATATGGCCATATTGGCTACTGCATTCGTCCTAGCGAACGCGGGAAAGGCTATGCCAAGGAGCAGCTACGTTTGGGCTTGATAGAAGCGAAGGCTAAGGCTATTTCTCGTGTACTTCTGACCTGCCACGTGGACAATGAAGCAAGTCGCCGTACCATTCTTTCACAAGGTGGTCAGTTGGAAAGTCAGATTGGGGAAACGGAACGGTATTGGATTGAGTTGGAGAAAGCATGA
- a CDS encoding SP_0198 family lipoprotein — MKLTKRTFAILASLAGVLLLAACSNQAAPAAPANQANSSMTATSSSAMSTTESSAASSSSQAAPQTTELGGTYKGMDEGDDITLVITGNTGTWTQVEPDGEQEIKQVSIDATNQRIVIGDDVERYLVNGNQLTIEDLDQDYERDTVVLTKQ, encoded by the coding sequence ATGAAATTAACCAAACGTACATTTGCAATCCTAGCTTCTTTAGCAGGTGTGTTGCTCCTTGCCGCTTGCTCGAATCAAGCAGCACCTGCAGCACCTGCCAATCAAGCTAACTCTTCTATGACAGCGACATCTTCTAGTGCCATGTCCACAACAGAATCCTCGGCAGCAAGCTCATCTAGTCAGGCAGCTCCTCAAACGACGGAGCTAGGTGGCACTTACAAAGGCATGGATGAGGGAGATGACATTACTTTAGTCATTACAGGTAATACAGGCACTTGGACTCAGGTAGAGCCTGACGGGGAGCAAGAAATCAAACAAGTCAGCATTGATGCAACGAACCAACGCATCGTCATCGGAGATGATGTAGAGCGCTATTTGGTCAATGGAAATCAACTGACTATCGAAGATTTGGACCAAGATTACGAACGAGATACGGTTGTTTTAACCAAACAATAA
- the nrdG gene encoding anaerobic ribonucleoside-triphosphate reductase activating protein yields MNHPKPQEWKSEELSQGRIIDYKAFNFVDGEGVRNSLYVAGCMFHCEGCYNVATWSFKAGIPYTKELEEQIMQDLAQPYVQGLTLLGGEPFLNTGILLPLVKRIRKELPEKDIWSWTGYTWEEMMLETPDKLELLSYIDILVDGRYDRTKRNLMLQFRGSSNQRIIDVQKSLREQQVVIWEKLQDGTNHYEQVVRDT; encoded by the coding sequence ATGAATCATCCCAAACCACAAGAGTGGAAAAGTGAAGAATTAAGTCAAGGACGAATTATCGACTATAAGGCCTTTAATTTTGTGGATGGCGAGGGGGTGCGCAATTCCCTCTATGTTGCTGGCTGCATGTTTCATTGCGAGGGCTGCTATAATGTGGCAACCTGGTCTTTTAAGGCTGGCATTCCTTATACAAAGGAGTTGGAGGAGCAGATAATGCAGGACCTTGCCCAGCCCTACGTACAGGGCTTGACCTTGCTAGGTGGTGAGCCCTTTCTCAATACGGGGATTCTTCTTCCCTTGGTCAAGCGGATTCGCAAAGAATTACCTGAAAAGGATATTTGGTCTTGGACGGGCTATACTTGGGAAGAAATGATGCTAGAAACACCAGATAAGCTAGAATTACTCAGCTATATCGACATTCTAGTCGATGGCCGATATGATCGGACCAAGCGCAATCTCATGTTGCAATTTCGTGGTTCGTCTAATCAACGGATTATTGATGTCCAAAAATCCCTAAGAGAGCAGCAGGTGGTGATTTGGGAGAAATTGCAAGACGGGACCAACCACTATGAACAGGTAGTGAGAGACACATAG
- the nrdD gene encoding anaerobic ribonucleoside-triphosphate reductase: MISLDEHEIHDLSPLLVLKRDGRSVTFDEQKIFLALNRANAELEQPCSQAVLEHIVEAVLEEIGRRFHQDIQIYEIQTIVEQELLKAHLYELAEVYIQYRTRRDFERHQAMDINFSIEKLLKKDQTVVNENANKDSEVFNTQRDLTAGIVGKSIGLKLLPAHVANAHQKGDIHFHDLDYSPYTPMTNCCLIDFKGMLANGFKIGNAEVESPKSIQTATAQISQIIANVASSQYGGCTADRVDELLAPYAELNYQKHLKDAREWVLPEKQEEYAREKTKKDIYDAMQSLEYEINTLFTSNGQTPFTSLGFGLGTSWFEREIQQAILQIRIKGLGSEERTAIFPKLIFTLKRGLNLEEGSPNYDIKLLALECAIKRMYPDVLSYDKIKELTGSFKAPMGCRSFLQGWLDENGEEVNSGRMNLGVVTLNLPRIAMESGGDMDTFWAIFEERMAIAKDALVYRLHRVMEARTANAPILYQYGAFGQRLGKDDEVGQLFIKRRATISLGYIGLYEVATVFYGSEWEGNPAAKEFTLDIIRVMKECVGTWSDEYDVHFSIYSTPSESLTDRFCRLDREKFGLVKDITDKEYYTNSFHYDVRKNPTPFEKLEFEKAYPEAGATGGFIHYCEYPVLQQNPKALEAVWDFAYDRVGYLGTNTPIDRCYECHFEGDFTPTERGFECPNCGNRDPKTVDVVKRTCGYLGNPQARPMVNGRHKEIAARVKHMNGSTINREGEKDGEIPAR, from the coding sequence ATGATTTCCTTAGACGAACACGAAATACATGATTTATCGCCCTTGCTTGTCTTGAAGCGAGATGGGCGTTCGGTGACTTTTGATGAGCAAAAGATTTTTTTAGCTCTTAATCGTGCTAATGCTGAGCTAGAGCAACCTTGTTCACAGGCGGTTCTTGAACACATTGTAGAAGCTGTACTCGAAGAAATTGGTCGCCGTTTTCATCAGGATATTCAAATTTATGAAATTCAGACCATTGTTGAACAAGAATTGCTAAAGGCACACTTGTATGAATTGGCAGAGGTCTATATTCAGTATCGGACCAGACGTGATTTTGAGCGTCATCAGGCGATGGACATTAATTTTTCCATTGAAAAACTCTTGAAAAAAGACCAAACGGTCGTCAATGAAAATGCCAATAAGGATAGCGAGGTTTTTAATACCCAACGTGATTTGACAGCAGGAATTGTGGGGAAATCAATTGGGCTCAAGCTCTTGCCAGCTCATGTGGCAAATGCCCACCAAAAAGGGGATATTCATTTCCACGATTTAGATTACAGTCCCTATACACCGATGACCAACTGCTGTTTGATTGATTTTAAGGGAATGTTGGCCAATGGCTTTAAAATTGGCAATGCTGAAGTGGAAAGTCCCAAGTCTATTCAGACAGCGACAGCTCAGATTTCGCAAATTATCGCGAATGTCGCCTCAAGTCAGTATGGTGGTTGTACAGCAGATCGGGTAGATGAGTTGTTAGCACCGTATGCAGAATTGAATTATCAGAAGCATTTAAAGGATGCAAGAGAGTGGGTATTACCTGAAAAGCAGGAAGAATATGCGCGTGAAAAGACTAAAAAAGATATCTACGATGCCATGCAGTCCTTGGAATATGAGATTAACACCCTCTTTACCTCAAATGGGCAGACACCGTTTACTTCTCTAGGATTTGGCTTGGGGACTTCTTGGTTTGAACGAGAAATTCAACAGGCTATTTTACAAATTCGAATAAAAGGCTTAGGGAGCGAAGAGCGGACGGCTATTTTTCCAAAGTTGATTTTTACCTTGAAACGTGGTTTGAACCTAGAAGAAGGAAGTCCAAACTATGACATCAAGCTCTTAGCCTTAGAGTGTGCAATCAAGCGCATGTATCCTGATGTTTTATCTTATGATAAGATTAAGGAATTGACGGGTTCTTTCAAAGCGCCGATGGGCTGTCGCTCGTTCTTGCAGGGCTGGTTGGATGAAAATGGGGAAGAAGTCAATTCTGGTCGCATGAATCTTGGCGTGGTCACGCTCAATCTACCGCGGATTGCGATGGAGTCTGGTGGTGATATGGACACGTTTTGGGCTATTTTTGAGGAACGAATGGCGATTGCTAAGGATGCCTTAGTTTATCGCTTACACCGTGTCATGGAGGCACGGACAGCCAATGCCCCTATTCTGTACCAATACGGAGCTTTTGGGCAACGTTTGGGCAAAGACGATGAAGTCGGGCAGCTGTTTATCAAACGTAGAGCGACCATTTCCTTGGGCTATATCGGTCTTTATGAAGTTGCTACGGTCTTCTATGGCAGTGAATGGGAAGGAAATCCAGCTGCGAAAGAGTTCACGCTTGACATTATTCGTGTCATGAAAGAGTGTGTCGGTACTTGGTCGGATGAATACGATGTTCATTTTTCAATCTATTCAACGCCATCTGAGAGTTTGACTGATCGTTTTTGTCGCTTGGATCGGGAAAAATTTGGCTTGGTCAAGGATATTACGGATAAGGAATATTACACCAATTCTTTCCATTATGATGTTCGGAAAAACCCAACGCCATTTGAAAAATTAGAATTTGAAAAGGCTTATCCAGAGGCAGGTGCGACAGGTGGATTTATCCACTATTGTGAATATCCTGTTTTGCAACAAAATCCTAAGGCTTTGGAAGCTGTGTGGGACTTTGCCTATGATCGTGTGGGTTATTTGGGGACCAATACACCGATTGATCGCTGCTATGAATGCCATTTTGAGGGAGATTTCACACCGACGGAGCGAGGCTTTGAGTGCCCAAATTGTGGCAACAGGGATCCTAAAACAGTTGATGTGGTTAAGAGAACCTGTGGTTATTTAGGAAATCCGCAGGCAAGACCTATGGTAAATGGCCGGCACAAGGAAATTGCTGCGCGTGTGAAACACATGAATGGCTCAACAATCAATAGAGAAGGAGAAAAAGATGGGGAAATACCAGCTAGATGA
- the cpsA gene encoding LCP family glycopolymer transferase CpsA: protein MSHKKGMRLSKKSRRYRVINSALLLLLLAMAAWLIFVMFRYQLLAFQYVNVILTAVAVILALLFLILIVKNKWRLFTTISLLLLLVVNAGSIYAVKSILNLSEGLQNNADYSEYEMSIVVPADSEITDVSQLTTVLAPTGNDSENITKLVDNLSQMKQVHPTVETAPSYVAAYESLSKGEAPAMVLNSVFENIIESDNPDFASKIKKLYTYKITKKVEAAPSQVEGDVFNIYVSGIDTYGPISSVSRSDVNIIMTVNRKTKKVLLTTTPRDAYVPIADGGNNQNDKLTHAGIYGVESSIHTLENLYGINMSYYVRLNFTSFLKLIDLVGGVDVYNDQEFTSLHGKHHFPVGDVHLNSDQALGFVRERYSLQGGDNDRGKNQEKVIAALIKKLTSTDALRNYQGILSGLEDSVQTNMSFETMIGLINAQLESGQSYTVHSQALTGQGTMGLPSYAMPGANLYVMEVNQDSLASAKAAIQEVMEGK, encoded by the coding sequence ATGAGTCATAAAAAAGGGATGCGATTATCAAAAAAATCAAGGCGCTATCGGGTTATAAATAGTGCGCTTTTGCTGTTATTGCTAGCGATGGCAGCCTGGCTTATTTTTGTGATGTTCCGCTACCAGCTCTTGGCCTTTCAGTATGTTAATGTCATCTTGACAGCGGTGGCAGTCATCTTAGCCCTTCTATTTTTGATCTTGATTGTAAAAAATAAATGGCGTCTATTTACGACGATTAGTTTACTTCTTTTATTAGTCGTCAATGCTGGCTCGATTTATGCAGTGAAATCAATTTTAAATCTTTCTGAAGGTCTTCAAAATAATGCGGATTACTCAGAGTATGAGATGAGTATTGTTGTGCCGGCTGACAGTGAGATTACAGATGTTAGCCAACTGACAACAGTTCTTGCGCCGACAGGAAATGATTCTGAAAATATTACCAAGTTGGTGGATAACTTATCGCAGATGAAGCAAGTCCACCCTACAGTGGAGACGGCTCCGTCCTATGTGGCAGCCTATGAAAGCTTGAGTAAGGGTGAGGCACCTGCCATGGTCTTGAACAGTGTTTTTGAGAACATCATTGAAAGCGACAATCCAGACTTTGCTTCAAAAATCAAAAAACTTTATACCTATAAAATTACGAAAAAAGTGGAGGCAGCTCCTAGTCAGGTAGAAGGGGATGTCTTTAACATCTATGTCAGCGGGATTGATACCTATGGACCGATTTCGTCAGTCTCACGTTCGGATGTCAATATCATCATGACGGTCAATCGCAAGACCAAGAAAGTGTTGCTGACCACCACTCCGCGAGATGCTTATGTGCCAATCGCAGATGGGGGTAATAACCAAAATGACAAGCTGACCCACGCAGGGATTTATGGGGTTGAATCTTCCATTCACACACTTGAAAATCTCTATGGGATTAACATGAGCTACTATGTCCGCTTGAATTTCACCTCTTTCTTAAAATTGATTGACCTAGTTGGCGGGGTGGATGTTTATAATGACCAAGAATTTACAAGTCTACATGGGAAGCACCATTTCCCAGTGGGAGATGTTCACCTGAATTCCGATCAAGCACTGGGCTTTGTCCGCGAACGTTATTCGCTACAAGGTGGGGACAATGACCGTGGGAAAAACCAAGAAAAGGTCATTGCAGCCTTAATTAAGAAATTGACTTCAACGGATGCCCTTCGAAACTATCAAGGAATTCTTTCAGGTTTGGAAGACTCCGTACAGACCAATATGAGCTTTGAAACCATGATCGGTCTTATCAATGCGCAGCTGGAGTCTGGTCAAAGCTATACCGTTCATTCGCAAGCCTTGACAGGCCAAGGAACGATGGGCTTGCCATCTTATGCTATGCCTGGAGCTAATCTGTATGTCATGGAAGTCAACCAAGACAGCCTAGCGAGTGCCAAAGCTGCTATCCAAGAGGTCATGGAAGGAAAGTAA